From Deltaproteobacteria bacterium, a single genomic window includes:
- the priA gene encoding primosomal protein N' has protein sequence MDLFADVVVDLPVEGPFTYAVPPALSEQASFGKRALVPLGRRKVTGYIVALKRSCAVEGVKPIADILDPAPIFDEDLYSFCRWVSDYYFAPLGEVLSLTHPATVNLKSIRRFTTTEKGAAAALSGVEAAIVKAARRGVTMGSLARRFRGAAVAAAAARLVKKGLLSEEVVVSGGTRERIEPFVAAVSTGAPPSPKRSPLQAKVYALVSSRGEMSLRRLREELGSVDGAVRRLVEKGLLLRRERSVARDPLDDITPRALDHEPNDEQRVAVEAIRRGLRSGRYSPFLLYGVTGSGKTLVYMKAVDEAVRRGRGVIFLVPEIALTPWPAAFLSERFPGVVAVLHSALSEGERYDQWRRILSGEARIVVGARSALFAPLRDTGLIIVDEEHEASYKQEEGVRYNARDCALVLGRRLGAAVVLGSATPSVETFHNAMTGKLTPLYLRKRVRARPLPEVDLEDMRGRKKEVISPRLAGLLAENLASGGQSLLLLNRRGYSSFIVCKDCGHTFRCVNCSVTLTFHKGRALLRCHYCDHAEAVPQACPDCRGTRLEEPAAGTERVEQEVRELLPGARIGRMDRDTTRRKGSARRIIDAVCDGSIDVLIGTQMVSKGHHFPGMTLVGVISGDTSLGLPDFRAAERTFQLITQAAGRAGRGERPARVLVQTLWPDHFCLRAARTHDYDAFVEEELRLRREAGYPPFVRLANITVEAKRAEAAAAAAELLRSVADGLPAGLRRRTTVLGPVPAAIERLRGRYRRQMIVKAARTGELIALLRALKRAFDAGRTGATMTVDMDPASTL, from the coding sequence TCTTCGCCGACGTGGTGGTCGACCTGCCCGTGGAGGGCCCCTTCACCTACGCCGTCCCGCCGGCGCTGAGCGAACAGGCCTCTTTCGGAAAGCGCGCCCTCGTGCCGCTGGGCCGCCGGAAGGTTACGGGCTACATAGTGGCCCTCAAGCGTAGCTGCGCCGTCGAGGGAGTCAAGCCCATAGCCGACATACTCGACCCGGCCCCGATCTTCGACGAGGATCTCTACTCCTTCTGCCGCTGGGTCTCCGACTACTACTTCGCGCCACTGGGCGAGGTCCTCTCGCTCACCCATCCCGCCACCGTGAACCTCAAGAGCATACGCCGCTTCACGACGACGGAGAAGGGCGCGGCCGCCGCCCTGAGCGGCGTCGAGGCCGCCATAGTGAAGGCGGCCCGCCGCGGCGTGACCATGGGCTCGCTTGCCAGGCGCTTTCGCGGGGCGGCCGTGGCGGCCGCCGCTGCGAGGCTTGTTAAAAAGGGGCTTCTCAGCGAAGAGGTCGTCGTAAGCGGCGGCACGCGCGAGCGCATCGAGCCCTTCGTCGCGGCCGTCTCCACCGGCGCACCGCCCTCGCCGAAGCGCTCTCCCCTGCAGGCGAAGGTCTACGCCCTCGTGAGCTCCCGCGGCGAGATGAGCCTTCGGCGCCTGAGAGAAGAGCTCGGAAGCGTGGACGGCGCTGTAAGACGGCTCGTGGAAAAGGGGCTTCTCCTGCGCAGGGAGCGAAGCGTGGCGCGCGACCCCCTCGACGACATAACGCCCCGCGCCCTCGACCACGAGCCTAACGACGAACAGCGCGTCGCCGTCGAGGCCATACGGCGGGGGCTTCGAAGCGGCCGGTACTCGCCCTTCCTCCTCTACGGGGTGACGGGAAGCGGCAAGACGCTCGTCTACATGAAGGCCGTGGACGAGGCGGTGCGCAGGGGGCGGGGCGTCATATTCCTCGTCCCCGAGATAGCGCTCACACCCTGGCCGGCCGCCTTTCTCTCCGAGCGCTTCCCCGGCGTCGTGGCCGTGCTCCACAGCGCGCTATCCGAGGGCGAGCGCTACGACCAGTGGAGAAGGATACTCTCCGGCGAGGCCCGCATCGTCGTGGGGGCGCGCTCCGCGCTCTTTGCGCCGCTGCGGGATACGGGCCTCATAATAGTGGACGAGGAGCACGAGGCGTCGTACAAGCAGGAAGAGGGCGTGCGCTACAACGCCCGCGACTGCGCGCTCGTGCTCGGACGCCGCCTCGGCGCCGCCGTGGTGCTCGGCTCGGCCACGCCCTCGGTAGAGACCTTCCACAACGCCATGACGGGAAAACTCACGCCCCTGTACCTGAGAAAGCGGGTCCGGGCAAGGCCGCTGCCGGAGGTCGATCTCGAGGACATGCGGGGCCGGAAAAAAGAGGTCATATCGCCGAGACTGGCCGGTCTGCTCGCCGAAAACCTCGCCTCCGGCGGCCAGTCGCTGCTCTTGCTCAACCGCCGGGGCTACTCTTCGTTCATCGTCTGCAAGGACTGCGGCCACACCTTCCGGTGCGTCAACTGCTCGGTCACCCTCACCTTCCACAAGGGCCGCGCTCTTCTGCGCTGCCACTACTGCGACCACGCCGAAGCGGTCCCGCAAGCCTGTCCCGACTGCCGTGGCACGCGGCTCGAAGAGCCTGCGGCCGGCACCGAACGGGTGGAGCAGGAGGTGCGCGAGCTCCTGCCGGGGGCGCGCATCGGGCGGATGGACCGCGACACCACGCGGCGCAAGGGGTCGGCGCGGCGCATAATCGACGCCGTCTGCGACGGCAGTATCGACGTGCTCATCGGGACCCAGATGGTCTCCAAGGGACACCACTTTCCGGGCATGACGCTCGTGGGCGTCATCTCGGGCGACACCTCGCTGGGCCTCCCCGACTTCAGGGCCGCCGAGAGGACCTTCCAGCTCATAACCCAGGCGGCGGGACGGGCGGGACGCGGAGAGCGGCCGGCCCGCGTCCTCGTCCAGACGCTCTGGCCCGACCACTTCTGCCTCCGGGCAGCAAGGACCCACGACTACGACGCCTTCGTCGAAGAGGAGCTGCGACTGCGCCGCGAGGCGGGCTACCCCCCCTTCGTGCGGCTCGCAAACATCACCGTCGAGGCGAAGCGGGCCGAGGCCGCGGCCGCCGCCGCCGAGCTGCTGCGCTCCGTCGCCGACGGCCTCCCCGCCGGGCTTCGCCGCCGGACGACCGTGCTCGGTCCGGTCCCCGCGGCCATCGAAAGACTCAGGGGCCGCTACAGGCGGCAGATGATAGTCAAGGCCGCCCGAACGGGCGAGCTCATCGCCCTGCTGCGCGCCCTCAAGAGGGCGTTTGACGCCGGGCGCACGGGAGCGACCATGACCGTGGACATGGACCCGGCCTCGACACTCTGA
- a CDS encoding hydroxylamine reductase: MFCYQCEEAAKGTGCEVKGVCGKDAETAALQDLLIHAVKGVAMYGHRAGLLGRRDAEIDRFIVKALFKTVTNVDFDAESFVAMVRRAAELRDRAKVLYEEACRLEGVKAEELSGPAAWRPAADRGSLVEQGIEVSVAVEKMRIGADLAGLKELLLYGLKGTAAYACHAANLGREDDGVYGRFHEALDFLTREKVSMEELLERNLAVGELNLKVMELLDGANTGAYGDPSPTRVRVTPVKGKALLVSGHDLRDLEDILKQTEGKGINVYTHVEMLPAHGYEGLRKYGHLAGNYGGSWHEQRRDFEAFPGAIVMTTNCLQPPRESYKARLFTTGPVAWPGVEHIEGRDFTPAIEAALAAPGFAEDGAEEYITVGFGHRAVLSEADRIVEAVKSGAIRRFFLIGGCDGQKSGRNYYTEFAENVPDDCVILTLACGKFRFNRLDFGEIDGIPRLLDMGQCNDAYSAIKVASALAEAFGCDVNQLPLSLVISWYEQKAVAVLLTLLHLGIRNIKIGPSLPAFLTPKVVEVLVERFNISAIDEARKDLDTILADRVYA; encoded by the coding sequence ATGTTTTGTTACCAGTGTGAAGAGGCTGCCAAGGGTACGGGTTGTGAAGTCAAGGGTGTGTGCGGAAAGGACGCCGAGACGGCGGCGCTCCAGGACCTTCTCATCCATGCCGTCAAGGGGGTGGCCATGTACGGCCACAGGGCCGGCCTTCTCGGAAGGCGCGACGCCGAGATAGATCGTTTCATCGTCAAGGCCCTCTTCAAGACGGTCACCAACGTGGACTTCGATGCCGAGAGTTTCGTGGCCATGGTCCGCCGGGCGGCCGAGCTCAGGGACAGGGCGAAGGTCCTCTACGAGGAGGCCTGCAGGCTTGAGGGTGTGAAGGCCGAGGAACTCTCCGGCCCTGCCGCCTGGAGGCCGGCGGCCGACAGGGGCTCGCTCGTGGAGCAGGGGATCGAGGTCTCGGTGGCCGTGGAGAAGATGCGCATCGGAGCCGACCTCGCGGGGCTCAAGGAGCTTCTCCTTTACGGCCTCAAGGGCACGGCCGCTTACGCCTGCCACGCCGCCAACCTGGGCCGCGAGGACGACGGCGTCTACGGCCGCTTCCACGAGGCCCTCGACTTCCTGACCAGGGAGAAGGTCTCCATGGAAGAGCTCCTCGAAAGGAACCTCGCCGTCGGAGAGCTCAACCTGAAGGTGATGGAGCTTCTCGACGGGGCCAACACCGGCGCATACGGCGACCCCTCGCCGACGAGGGTACGCGTTACCCCTGTGAAGGGCAAGGCCCTTCTCGTATCGGGGCACGACCTCAGGGACCTGGAGGATATACTGAAGCAGACCGAGGGCAAGGGGATAAACGTCTACACCCACGTGGAGATGCTCCCGGCCCACGGCTACGAGGGGCTGAGGAAGTACGGGCACCTGGCCGGCAACTACGGCGGCAGCTGGCACGAGCAGCGCCGCGACTTCGAGGCCTTCCCCGGCGCCATAGTGATGACCACCAACTGCCTCCAGCCGCCGCGCGAGAGCTACAAGGCCAGACTCTTCACGACCGGTCCCGTCGCCTGGCCCGGGGTGGAGCACATCGAGGGCCGCGACTTCACGCCGGCCATCGAGGCGGCCCTGGCCGCGCCGGGCTTCGCCGAGGACGGAGCCGAGGAGTACATAACCGTGGGTTTCGGCCACAGGGCCGTCCTCTCCGAGGCCGACAGGATCGTCGAGGCCGTCAAGAGCGGCGCCATACGGCGTTTCTTCCTCATCGGCGGCTGCGACGGCCAGAAGAGCGGGCGCAACTACTACACGGAGTTCGCCGAGAACGTGCCCGACGACTGCGTCATCCTCACGCTCGCCTGCGGCAAGTTCCGCTTCAACAGGCTCGACTTCGGCGAAATAGACGGCATACCGAGACTCCTGGACATGGGGCAGTGCAACGACGCCTACTCGGCCATAAAGGTCGCCTCGGCCCTGGCCGAGGCCTTCGGCTGCGACGTCAACCAGTTGCCGCTCTCTCTCGTCATCTCCTGGTACGAGCAGAAGGCCGTCGCCGTTCTGCTCACCTTGCTCCATCTCGGCATAAGGAACATAAAGATCGGCCCTTCACTTCCGGCGTTCCTTACGCCCAAGGTCGTCGAGGTGCTCGTCGAGCGCTTCAACATCTCGGCCATCGACGAGGCGCGCAAGGACCTGGACACCATACTCGCAGACCGGGTCTATGCGTGA
- the def gene encoding peptide deformylase, whose amino-acid sequence MAIMEILIYPHPFLRVKAAAVTEIDDEIRSLAADMFETMYAARGIGLAATQVGADRRLIVLDVPAGDDEGGKGGPGANAMAVVNPEIVEARGSIKSEEGCLSVPGETAEVRRAERVRLRGLDLDGNEIDMEADGLLAVALQHEVDHLDGVVFIDRLSRLRRDMIKRRLKKRAAEGGRAQRPGAEASADER is encoded by the coding sequence ATGGCGATAATGGAGATACTCATATACCCCCATCCCTTTCTGCGGGTCAAGGCCGCCGCGGTAACGGAGATCGACGACGAGATCAGAAGCCTTGCGGCCGACATGTTCGAGACCATGTACGCCGCCAGGGGCATAGGGCTTGCCGCCACGCAGGTCGGTGCGGACAGGCGCCTCATCGTGCTCGACGTGCCCGCCGGAGACGACGAGGGGGGGAAGGGCGGACCCGGCGCAAACGCCATGGCCGTGGTGAATCCAGAGATCGTCGAGGCCCGGGGCTCCATAAAGTCCGAAGAGGGGTGTCTGAGCGTGCCGGGCGAGACGGCCGAGGTGAGGAGGGCCGAGCGCGTGCGCCTGCGGGGTCTCGACCTCGACGGCAACGAGATCGACATGGAGGCCGACGGCCTCCTCGCCGTGGCCCTGCAGCACGAGGTGGACCACCTCGACGGCGTCGTCTTCATCGACAGGCTCAGCAGGCTGCGGCGCGACATGATAAAGAGGCGGCTCAAAAAGCGGGCCGCCGAGGGAGGACGGGCGCAGCGGCCCGGTGCGGAGGCTTCGGCCGATGAGCGCTGA
- the glgA gene encoding glycogen synthase GlgA, with protein sequence MADERLKVLFASPEAVPFAKTGGLADVAGALPAALAAQGADVTLIMPFYRQTMEKGLELTEVEIDASVGLGPRELDVRVLEYGHRGVRVLFIRRDEFYDRGSLYGTPDGDYFDNLERFVFFSRAVVETARALGLRPDIFHLNDWQTGLVPAFLKDSGGSDFPGAATVFTIHNIAYQGLFPPSLFHLTGLDAGFFHPDRLEFWGRLNLLKGGIVLSDAVTTVSEAYSREIQTEEFGCGLEGVLRARSKDLYGVLNGVDYSVWDPSNDEKIAARYSASDLSGKEKCKADLLGEYAIDAPLETPLIGIISRLTDQKGFDILAEAMDELMAMELAMVVLGTGERRYQELFTELASRHRGRLGVKIAYDDTLAHKIEAGCDMFLMPSRYEPCGLNQIYSLRYGTIPIVRATGGLDDTIRDYDTGAGNGFKFTDYTARALVEKVKEAIWVYGYKEAWRELQARAMREDFSWERSAARYMEIYRRTLAGKKALS encoded by the coding sequence ATGGCCGACGAGAGACTCAAGGTGCTTTTTGCATCGCCCGAGGCCGTGCCTTTTGCAAAGACCGGGGGGCTTGCCGACGTGGCGGGCGCGCTTCCGGCGGCGCTCGCGGCGCAGGGTGCGGATGTGACGCTCATCATGCCCTTCTACAGGCAGACGATGGAGAAGGGGCTCGAGCTCACGGAGGTTGAGATCGATGCGTCGGTTGGGCTCGGGCCGAGGGAGCTTGATGTCCGGGTCCTGGAGTACGGGCACCGGGGGGTTCGGGTTCTCTTCATAAGGAGGGACGAGTTCTACGACCGCGGCAGTCTCTACGGCACCCCTGACGGCGACTACTTCGACAACCTCGAGCGTTTCGTCTTTTTTTCGAGGGCCGTCGTCGAGACGGCGCGGGCCCTGGGACTGCGGCCCGACATATTCCATCTCAACGACTGGCAGACCGGTCTCGTTCCGGCCTTCTTGAAGGATTCCGGCGGCTCCGACTTTCCCGGCGCGGCCACGGTCTTCACCATCCACAATATCGCCTACCAGGGGCTCTTTCCCCCGTCACTCTTCCACCTCACCGGTCTCGACGCGGGTTTCTTCCATCCCGACAGGCTCGAGTTCTGGGGCAGGCTCAACCTCCTCAAGGGCGGCATCGTCCTCTCCGACGCCGTCACCACCGTGAGCGAGGCATACAGCCGCGAGATACAGACCGAGGAGTTCGGCTGCGGTCTCGAAGGGGTGCTGCGCGCCCGTTCAAAAGACCTCTACGGCGTGCTCAACGGCGTCGACTACTCGGTGTGGGATCCGTCGAACGACGAGAAGATAGCGGCCCGCTACTCGGCCTCCGACCTATCGGGAAAGGAGAAGTGCAAGGCGGATCTCCTCGGGGAGTACGCCATCGACGCACCGTTAGAGACCCCGCTCATAGGGATCATATCGAGGCTGACGGATCAGAAGGGTTTCGACATACTGGCCGAGGCCATGGACGAGCTGATGGCCATGGAGCTGGCCATGGTCGTGCTCGGAACGGGTGAGAGGAGATACCAGGAGCTCTTCACCGAGCTCGCCTCGCGCCACCGCGGCCGCCTGGGCGTGAAGATCGCCTACGACGACACGCTCGCCCACAAGATCGAGGCCGGCTGCGACATGTTCCTCATGCCCTCGCGCTACGAGCCCTGCGGGCTCAACCAGATATACAGCCTCCGCTACGGCACCATACCGATCGTGCGCGCAACGGGCGGCCTCGACGACACAATCCGCGACTACGACACGGGCGCGGGTAACGGCTTCAAGTTCACCGACTACACGGCCAGGGCCCTCGTGGAAAAGGTGAAGGAGGCGATCTGGGTCTACGGTTACAAGGAGGCCTGGCGGGAGCTGCAGGCAAGGGCCATGCGCGAAGACTTCTCCTGGGAACGCTCGGCCGCCCGGTACATGGAAATCTACCGCCGAACCCTCGCCGGAAAGAAAGCCCTTTCTTGA
- a CDS encoding methionyl-tRNA formyltransferase, with protein sequence MGTPEFAVPSFEALCDAGHSVVAAVTQADRPRGRGRTPKPPPVKEAARRRGVEVWQPLRLRDEAFLERLRAAAPDLIAVVAYGKILPPAVIELPRLGCVNVHASLLPAYRGAAPINRAVMNGERRTGVTTMLMDEGMDTGPVLLQREVDIGEEETAGELARRLAALGAKLLCETVGALASGGLKPVPQDHSRATYAPMLTREESRIDWSLPARVIADRVRGLSPRPGAFTTLGGRILKIHAGRTGGREAKGAAPGEIVAVTDDAIEVATGEGTYLITRLQAENRKCMDTSEFLRGRKVKAGERLGGPQG encoded by the coding sequence ATGGGCACGCCCGAGTTCGCCGTGCCGAGCTTCGAGGCCCTCTGCGACGCCGGTCACAGCGTCGTCGCGGCGGTCACGCAGGCCGACAGGCCCAGGGGGCGGGGACGCACACCCAAGCCTCCGCCCGTCAAGGAGGCGGCGCGCCGCCGGGGCGTCGAGGTCTGGCAGCCGCTGCGCCTGCGCGACGAAGCCTTCCTTGAGAGGCTGAGGGCGGCGGCGCCCGACCTCATCGCCGTCGTGGCCTACGGAAAGATACTCCCTCCCGCCGTCATCGAGCTCCCGAGGCTCGGCTGCGTGAACGTCCACGCCTCGCTGCTCCCGGCCTACAGGGGGGCGGCCCCCATAAACCGCGCCGTCATGAACGGAGAGCGCCGCACGGGGGTCACCACCATGCTCATGGACGAGGGCATGGACACGGGCCCCGTCCTGCTCCAGCGCGAGGTGGATATAGGAGAGGAGGAGACGGCGGGAGAGCTGGCCCGCAGGCTCGCCGCCCTCGGCGCAAAGCTCCTCTGCGAGACCGTCGGCGCCCTCGCCAGCGGCGGGCTCAAGCCCGTGCCCCAGGACCACTCGAGGGCCACCTACGCGCCCATGCTCACCAGGGAAGAAAGCCGCATCGACTGGTCCCTGCCCGCCCGCGTCATCGCAGACCGCGTCCGGGGATTGAGCCCCCGGCCCGGCGCCTTCACCACCCTCGGCGGCCGCATCCTCAAGATCCACGCCGGCAGGACGGGCGGCCGTGAGGCTAAGGGGGCCGCGCCGGGAGAGATCGTCGCCGTGACGGACGACGCCATCGAGGTCGCCACGGGCGAGGGCACCTACCTCATAACGAGGCTCCAGGCCGAGAACAGAAAGTGCATGGACACGTCGGAATTTCTCAGGGGACGGAAGGTGAAGGCAGGTGAAAGACTCGGCGGCCCGCAGGGTTAA
- a CDS encoding DUF116 domain-containing protein: protein MKDSAARRVKNSEPTGDTIGYAPGRGFLGALMALCALLVTAGGLLVWYVPSYGLGNIHPLLPALFGAVVLAASLFILTGTAVMAFSAVTGRDAVSPSRFRWVLVKVVMPLSVMAGGLIGLPRIKIEKAFIDINNRMVLDMVRRRGRVRPERILILMPHCIQYDDCKIKVTRNVRNCVGCGKCEIGALIGLSTRYGVDLFVATGGTVARKKVKENRPSVVVAVACERDLTSGIQDAYPLPVLAIINERPNGYCMETGVSITEVSRAVEALVG from the coding sequence GTGAAAGACTCGGCGGCCCGCAGGGTTAAAAACAGCGAGCCCACGGGCGACACCATCGGCTACGCGCCGGGCCGGGGTTTCCTCGGCGCGCTCATGGCGCTGTGCGCCCTGCTCGTCACGGCCGGCGGTTTGCTCGTCTGGTACGTGCCCTCCTACGGGCTCGGCAACATACACCCCTTGCTGCCGGCCCTCTTCGGCGCCGTCGTGCTCGCCGCCTCCCTCTTCATCCTCACCGGCACGGCCGTCATGGCGTTCTCGGCGGTGACGGGCCGCGACGCCGTCAGCCCCAGCCGCTTCCGCTGGGTGCTCGTCAAGGTCGTCATGCCACTGTCGGTCATGGCCGGAGGACTCATCGGACTTCCGAGGATAAAGATCGAAAAGGCCTTCATAGACATCAACAACCGCATGGTGCTCGACATGGTGCGCCGCCGGGGCCGCGTCCGCCCCGAACGCATCCTCATCCTCATGCCCCACTGCATCCAGTACGACGACTGCAAGATAAAGGTCACCCGCAACGTCAGAAACTGCGTGGGCTGCGGCAAGTGCGAGATCGGCGCGCTCATCGGCCTGTCAACCCGCTACGGCGTGGACCTCTTCGTAGCCACCGGCGGCACGGTGGCGAGAAAGAAGGTGAAAGAGAACCGCCCCTCGGTCGTCGTCGCCGTGGCCTGCGAACGGGACCTGACAAGCGGCATACAGGACGCCTATCCCCTGCCCGTGCTCGCCATAATAAACGAAAGACCCAACGGCTACTGCATGGAAACGGGCGTCTCCATCACCGAGGTGAGCAGGGCCGTCGAGGCCCTCGTCGGCTGA